A region from the Oceanidesulfovibrio marinus genome encodes:
- a CDS encoding SPOR domain-containing protein, whose translation MNSVRLLIIAAIILCLPGIAHARQWGVHLASYKMEANARNGWAELTQATPGLLAGLVPYYSVVDIPGKGRFIRLIAGPLPSQQAADALRREFERHGVYAAARVLPALRTPPHLQTASLAPAQARPIARKPAAAPPAPAKYVPTQYTPAKSPTPKKQLARQVRPAIDPLPFAGENLQVRIRPVSRTDLAGMQANPVCVSSPEQSCPVTSEELAAMARPRTSGSGLSSGAYGAYDDAYPQPAASISLHSDSLAKNSRNNSELGPGGEDTSPEFAGVAIGTNRVTITPGVCRQGDDLGPYAGIGVSF comes from the coding sequence ATGAATTCCGTGCGCTTACTCATCATTGCCGCAATCATTCTGTGCCTGCCTGGCATTGCCCACGCCCGTCAATGGGGCGTCCATCTCGCATCGTACAAGATGGAAGCAAACGCCCGCAACGGGTGGGCCGAGCTGACGCAAGCCACCCCCGGCCTGCTCGCAGGCCTTGTCCCATACTACTCCGTCGTGGACATCCCCGGAAAGGGGCGCTTCATCCGCCTCATCGCCGGTCCCCTGCCCAGCCAGCAGGCGGCGGATGCACTGCGTCGAGAATTTGAACGCCACGGCGTGTACGCCGCCGCCAGGGTTCTGCCCGCCCTGCGCACACCGCCGCATCTTCAGACAGCCTCTCTCGCACCGGCCCAAGCCCGTCCGATAGCGCGCAAGCCGGCCGCGGCCCCACCTGCCCCAGCCAAATACGTTCCGACCCAATATACTCCGGCCAAGTCGCCGACTCCGAAAAAGCAGCTCGCCAGACAGGTGCGTCCGGCCATCGATCCCCTGCCCTTTGCCGGCGAAAACCTGCAGGTGCGCATCCGGCCCGTGAGCCGCACCGATCTCGCAGGCATGCAGGCCAATCCGGTATGCGTGAGCAGTCCGGAGCAGAGCTGCCCCGTTACCTCCGAAGAGCTGGCCGCGATGGCCAGGCCGCGTACCTCCGGGAGCGGCCTCTCCTCCGGAGCCTATGGAGCGTATGACGACGCATATCCGCAGCCGGCTGCCTCAATCAGCCTGCACTCCGATTCCCTGGCCAAAAACAGCCGGAACAACTCCGAGCTCGGCCCCGGTGGCGAGGACACCTCTCCGGAGTTCGCCGGAGTCGCCATCGGCACCAATCGCGTCACCATCACGCCGGGAGTATGCCGCCAGGGCGACGATTTGGGCCCCTACGCCGGCATTGGCGTCTCCTTCTGA